One Chionomys nivalis chromosome 4, mChiNiv1.1, whole genome shotgun sequence genomic region harbors:
- the Scn4b gene encoding sodium channel subunit beta-4 yields the protein MFWAGDRGKTLARWLGTGLLGLFLLPVSWSLEVSVGKATTIYAINGSAILLPCTFSSCFGFENLYFRWSYNSTDTYKILIDGIVKNEKSDPKVRTKDDDRITLEGSTKEKMNNISILLSDLDFSDTGKYTCFVRNPKEKDLNNSATIFLQVVDKLEEVDNTVTLIILAVVGGVIGLLVCILLLKKLITFILKKTREKKKECLVSSSGNDNTENGLPGSKAEEKPPTKV from the exons ATGTTCTGGGCTGGGGACCGAGGCAAAACCCTGGCGAGATGGCTGGGCACTGGGCTTTTGG gtctcttcctgctccctgtgTCCTGGTCGTTGGAAGTGTCTGTGGGAAAGGCCACCACCATCTACGCTATCAATGGCTCAGCGATCCTGCTGCCTTGCACCTTCTCCAGCTGTTTTGGCTTCGAGAATCTCTACTTCAGGTGGTCCTACAATAGCACCGATACGTACAAGATC CTGATAGACGGCATTGTGAAGAACGAGAAGTCTGACCCCAAGGTGAGGACGAAGGACGATGACCGCATTACCCTGGAGGGCTCCACCAAGGAGAAGATGAACAACATCTCCATCCTGCTGAGTGACCTGGACTTCAGTGACACCGGCAAATATACCTGCTTCGTGAGGAACCCCAAAGAGAAGGACCTGAACAACTCTGCCACCATCTTCCTCCAAGTGGTTGATAAGT TGGAAGAAGTGGACAATACGGTGACGCTCATCATCCTGGCTGTGGTGGGCGGGGTCATTGGACTCCTGGTCTGCATTCTGCTGCTGAAGAAGCTCATCACCTTCATCCTCAAGAAGACCCGAGAAAAGAA gaAGGAGTGTCTTGTGAgttcctctgggaatgacaacaCAGAGAACGGGCTTCCTGGCTCCAAGGCAGAAGAGAAGCCACCCACAAAAGTGTGA